The nucleotide window GTCCGCGAAGTCGAGGTACTTGTTATCGAGTTCCGAGAGCGCCTCGCGACCGACGATGTTCACGAGGTCGCGGAGGTCCTCGCCCTCCGCGTACGCCGCGAACATCTGGTCTTTCACGTCGGCGTGGTCCTCGCGGGTGAGCCCCTCGCCGATCCCGTCGTCCATCAGCCGCGACAGGCTGGGGAGGACGTTGATCGGCGGCTGGAGGCCCTGACTGTTGAGGTCGGGGTCGACGTAGATCTGCCCCTCCGTGATGTACCCGGTCAGGTCCGGGATCGGGTGGGTGTCGTCGTCGCCCGGCATCGTGAGGATCGGGATCTGCGTGACCGACCCGTCGCGGCCCTTGATCCGGCCCGCGCGCTCGTACAGCTGCGCCAGGTCGGTGTACATGTATCCGGGGTAGCCACGACGGCCCGGAACCTCCTCGCGGGCCGCGCCGATCTCGCGGAGCGCCTCGCAGTAGTTGGTCATGTCCGTCAGGATGACGAGGACGTGGTAGTCCTTCTCGAAGGCGAGGTACTCGGCCGTGGTGAGCACCATCCGCGGCGTGACCGTCCGCTCGACGGCGGGGTCGTCCGCGAGGTTCATGAAGACGACGGAGCGTTCGAGCGCGCCGGTGCGCTCGAAGTCCTGCATGAACTCGTTGGCCTCCTCTTGGGTGATCCCCATCGCGCCGAAGATGACGGCGAACTCGGAGCCGTCCTCGTCGTCGCCCTCCTCCTCTTCGGGCACGCTGGCCTGCCGCGCGATCTGCATCGCCAGTTCGCTGTGCGGCTGGCCGGAACTGGAGAAGATCGGGAGCTTCTGCCCGCGGACGAGCGTGTTCATCCCGTCGATGGCGGAGACGCCCGTCTCGATGAACTCCTCGGGGTACTCCCGGGAGTAGGGGTTGATCGCCGCGCCGACGATGTCCTGTCGCTCCTCCGGAACGATCTCCGGGCCGTCGTCGATCGGCCGGCCGGAGCCGTCGAGCACCCGACCGAGCAGATCCTCGGTGACGGGCATCTTCATCGTCTCGCCCAAGAAGCGGACGGACGCGTCTCTGTCGATACCGCTCGTCCCCTCGAAGACCTGGATCGCGACCACGTCCTCCGAGGATTCGAGCACCTGCCCGCGCAGCGTCTCGCCCTGTGCCGTCTCGATCTCGACGATCTCGTCGTAACCGATCGCCTCGTCGACCTCGGCGTACACGAGGGGACCGCTGATCTCGGTGATGGTTTGGTACTCTTTCATATTAGTAGAGGCTCCGGAGTTCCTCGGCGATGTCCGCCTTGAGCTCCTCGATGTACTCCTCGTAGTCCTCTTGGACGCCAATCCGGTTAATTCGGGGGGCGGCCTCGGTGTCGACGATCTCCTCGACCGGGACGCCGGCGTCGAGCGCGTCGAACGCCTCGTCGTTGAACGCCTGGATCGTCGTCAGCATGAGGTACGTCTTCTCCGGCGGACAGAAGGTGTCGACCGGGTGGAACGCGTTCTGCTGGAGGTACGCCTCGCGCAGGTAGCGCGCGACCTCGAGGGTGAGCTGCTGGTCGTCGGGGAGAGCGTCCTTCCCGACGAGCTGAACGATCTCCTGTAGCTCCGTCTCCTCGTCGAGCACGTCGACCGCCCACTGGCGTCGCTCCGCCCAGTCGTCGGCGACCTTGTCTTCGAACCACGGGTCCAGCTGGTCTTTGTACAGCGAGTACGATTCGTTCCAGTTGATCGACGGGAAGTGGCGGCGCTCCGCTAAGTCCGCGTCGAGCGCCCAGAACGTCTTCACGATACGCAGCGTGTTCTGCGTGACCGGCTCCGAGAAGTCGCCGCCGGGCGGTGACACCGCGCCGATAGCCGAGACGGACCCCTCCGTCCCGTTGACGTTCTCGAAGTAGCCGGCCCGCTCGTAGAACTGCGCCAGACGGGCGGCGAGGTACGCGGGGTACCCCTCCTCGCCGGGCATCTCCTCCAGCCGGGAGGAGATCTCGCGCATCGCCTCCGCCCACCGCGAGGTGGAGTCGGCCATCAGCGCCACGTCGTACCCCATGTCGCGGTAGTACTCGGCGATCGTGATCCCCGTGTAGATACAGGACTCACGCGCCGCGACGGGCATGTTCGAGGTGTTCGCGATGAGCGAGGTGCGGGCCATCAGCGGGTTGCCGTTGGCCGGGTCCTCCAGCTCGGGGAAGTCCTCGATGACCTCGGTCATCTCGTTGCCGCGCTCGCCGCAGCCGACGTAGACGATGATGTCCGCGTCGGCGTACTTGGCGAGCTGGTGCTGGGTGACCGTCTTCCCGGAGCCGAACGGCCCCGGAATCGCGGCCGTCCCGCCCTTCGCGATGGGGAACAGGCCGTCGAGGATGCGCTGACCGGACACCAGCGGCGTCCGGGGCGTCTTCTTGTTCGCGGAGGGGCGCGCCTCGCGGACGGGCCACTCCTGGTGCATCGAGACGTCCGTCCCGTTGGCGAGCTCGGCCACCGTCTCGGTGACGTCGAACGAGCCCGACTCGACGGCGGTGACCTCGGTGGTCTCGCCCTCGTCGAGCGCGTCCGGCGGCACCATCACCTTGTGGTCGATGGTGACCGTCTCCTCGACGATGCCGACCACGTCGCCGCGGCCGACCTCGTCGCCGACCTCGACGGTGGGCTCGAACTCCCACTCCTTCTCGAGGTCGATACCGGGGGCGTCAACCCCGCGGTCGAGGTACGGACTGCCCATCTTGCCCTCCAGCACGTCCAAGGGGCGCTGAACGCCGTCGTAGATGGCGTCCAGCACGCCCGGACCCAGGTCGACCGACAGCGGCTCGCCCGTGTTCTCGACGGGTTCGCCGGGGCCGACGCCGGAGGTCTCCTCGTACACCTGAACGGTCGTGAGGTCGCCCTCGATCTCGATCACTTCCCCCATGAGCCCTTCGTCGCCGACGTAGACGACGTCGTTCATGCGGGCGTCGAGATCGCGGGCGGTCACGACCGGACCGCTCACGCTCTGAATGACGCCGTCGTCGGAGACGGCGTCGGTTGTGTCTGCTTTGCTCATGTTAGTCTTCGTCCTCCATCAGGTCGATGCCGATGGCGCGTTTGATCTGGTCGCGCAGCCCGCCGCTGCCGGCTCCGGAGCCGCCGAGCGTCACGAGGACCGGCTCGATGCTCCCCTCGACCGCCTCGCGGGTCCCCCGCGAGAGGTGGTCGAGGTCGTCGTCGTGCATCACGATGATGCCGACGCCCTCGTCGTCGAGCGTCCGCTCGACCGCGTCGTCGAGCTTCTCGTCTTTCTCGTCGTCCGGCACGTTCTCGAACGCCCGGACGCCGGCGAGACGGAACCCGGTCGTGAACTCCGGGCTGCCGACGACCGCTATCTCCTGGCTCATGTTATCACCAGCTCCGATTCGATCTCGTCGGGCGACAGCCCGGCCTCCTTCCCGCGGGCGATCGCCCGGATGTTCTCCGTCTCGCGCTCCTTCGCGAGGATGTACGAGATGATCGGGGTGACCGACACGGGGTGGATCGTGCCGAGCCGGTCGCCGTACGCCAACAGCGCGGCGTCGATCGCGTGTTCGAACGCGATGAGGCTGTCGGCCTCCTCTAGCTCGCGGAGCGCGGGACCGAGCTCGTCGCCGTACTGGCTGTCGCCGATGTACTCGACCAGCTCGTCGATGTTCTGCGCCAGCCGCGCGAGCGACGAGCGGGTGAACAGGTCACCGCCCTCGATGAAGTACGCCGCGGGGTCGATATCCGCGCCCGAACGGGCGAGCCGGAGCGCGTTCGTCGCGTTCCGGAAGTCGACCTCCGCCTTGAGGAACGCCTCGTACTGCCGGGTCGGCTCGTCGCCGCCAAGCCCGGAGAGGAGCCGCTCGTAGAACGCGCGGTCGACCGCGTTCTCTAAGGGCACCAGCACGCCCGTCTCCTCGAACTCGGCGTACGCCTCCCGCAGCGGCTCCCCGTAGATCGTGTCTTCGAGGACCTCGATCACGCCGTCGATCGAGTCCGCCTCAAGCAGCCGGCGGATCCGACGGTCGTCGAACTCGCCGGCGCGGATCAGGTCGACCTCGACGGCCGACTGCTCCGCGTCGGTGTAGACGCCGCGGATGACCGTCTTCACGTTCCACGCGTCGAACTTCCGGAGGTACCGGGCGATCAGGTCGTACAGCGACCCCTCGCTCCAGTCGAGGATGGCGTCGAACTGCTCGGCGAGGTTCCGATTCAACGCGTACTCGATCAGGTCCACGCCGCCGTGGCGGCTTCCGAGGGCGTTGATCTCCGCGCCGTAGCTCGACTCCTCCATGAACCGGGCGATCTCGGCCGGACCCATCCGAGTGAGCTTGCGGTACTCATCGTCCCCGAAGAGGCTGCCGCGGCGGGCACGAACCCGCGCGACGACGTACTCGGGGTTCGGGCTGCCGGCGGCGCTCATTGGTCGAACAGCCGGTCCGAGATGTTCTTCAACTCGTCGTCCCAGACGGACTCTAAGACCGAGTCGAACGTGTTGTTCACGCGAACGCGGGAGGTGTCGCTCTCGACGACGACGCCGCCGAGGCAGTCGACCTCGCCGTCGACCTCGGCGTTGCGGTCGGCGACGAGATCTTCGAGCAGCTCGACGTCCTCGGCGCGAGTGTAGACGGCGACATCCTCGTCGCCGTCGAACTCCGCCAGGCTCGCGTCGAGCAAGGCCTCGGTGAGCTCGCGGCGGTCGTCGCCGTCGAGCCCCTCGATGGCGGCCTCGACGTCGTCATGAACGTCTTCTAAGACGTCGCGACGAGCGCCGAGCCGCTCCTGTTTGGCCTCGAGCTTCGCCGAGGAGAGCGTCTGTTCGCGCTCCTGGTCGATCTGGTCGTCGACCTCGGCGAGCCGCTCCTCGCGGATGCGCTCCGCGTCGGTCTCGGCCTCGGCGACGATCTCGTCGGCCTCGGCCTCGGCCGCCTCGCGGATCTCCTCCGCACGCGCGCGGGCTTCGTCTCGAACGTCCTCAACGACGGTTTCCAAACTCATTGGTTGAAAAACGCTGGAGGATTAACCGACGATGAAGACGACGACGAGCGCCAGAATGACGATCGTCTCGGGGAGGACCGTCAGGATGAGCCCGTTGACGAACAGATCTTCGTCCTCGGCCATCGCGCCGACGGCAGCCGACCCGATGCCGCGCTCCGCGTAACCCGCCCCGAGTGCCGCAAGCCCGACGGCGAGGGCCGCCGCGGCGTTGGGGTCAGTCAGCGTTCCACCGGTCGACAGTACGAGGTTCCCGAGTTCGTTGGTAGCTTCAAACATTGGTAGTAGTTGCTGTTGCTCGTCTCCGAACGGTTGCTAATTGCCTCTACAGGAGTCATAAAGCTTCCCAAAACGACCGAACAGAATCCGGGAGAACAGTGGGGAAAGCGGCGGCTACTGCGGTCAGATACCCGACAACGTTGCCGGGTTCGTGCGGGCGGACCGCGGCGAGACCGACCAGCGGCCGGAGATCGCTCCGGCCGTCAGTCCTCGCGGGTGTACTTCCGGTCGCGTCCGAACGGCAGGTACTCGCGGCCGCCGCCCTCGTAGAAGTTCCCGAAGAACTCCACGTACTCGAGGCGGACCGCCTGAATGCCGGCAGACGTGACGCCGAGCAGGAGCACGACGATGTGACCGACGACCGCCACGACGATCCCGCCGAGGAGCGCGACGACGCCGACTGCGCCGATCGAGGCCGGGTCGAACGCGGTGGTGATCCCCGCGAAGACCAGCTCCTCGCTCGCCGTCTCCTGAACGTGGTGGAGGTGCTCGTTCGTGAAGATGAAGTGGAAGCTCCCCTCGCCGCCCTCGTCGATGTACGCACCGAACGCGAGCAGGTTGACCGCGAGCGCCATCCCGCCCTTCGCGAGCAGGACGGCCATGATCCGGGCGTACGAGATGACGTTGACGACCGGTGCGAGCGCTTCGGCGAGCTCCGGTGTCGCGCCGACCGCGAGCAGGCCGAGGCCGAGCAGGATCGCCGCGATGGCCGCGTACCCGACCACGCCCGGGACGGGGAACGTCTCGAACGACACGACCCCGAACGTCAGGACGCCGAACGCCTCGTAGAGGAAGTCCGGCTTCGGTCCGGGGAGCTGCTGGCTGAAGATCCAGATCCACGCGCCGTTGAGGATCAGCAGCCACGACCCGGCCTCGTACAGCGCGTGCTTCAGGTCGTGCTGCTGGTAGTGGCTCACGAACGAGAGGATGTGCCCGAGGTTCAGGTGGACGATCCCGAACAGCACGCTGGCGACGAGGAACGACAGCGCCCAGTTGAGGTCGGCGGGCGAGAGGCCCTTCCCCTCGACCGGCCAGTGAACGTCACCCGGCAGCAGCTGGTAGGCGTGGTACCCGAACACGTCGATACCGAAGTAGATCCCGAACAGTATCGTGAAGCCGCCGGCCCACATCGCGACGGAGCCGAGTTCGCGGAACGCGCCGTCGAACTTGGTGTACATGAAGGCCCCGATGGCGGCGTAGAGGACGCCGTATCCCACGTCGCCGATCATGAACCCGAACATCGCCGGGAACGTCAGGAACACCAGCAGCGTCGGGTCGAACTCCGAGTACTTCGGGCGACCGAACGCCTGAACGAGCAGTTCGAACGGTCCCGCAGCGCCGCCGTTGTCCTGAACGACCGGCGGGTCGTCCGTACCGTGCGCCGCGTGGCCGCCGTCGGTGGCGACCGCCTCTTCAGTCTCGGCGTCCGCGGTCGCGTCGGCCGACGCCGCGCCACCCGCGTCGTCGTCGACGGACTCGGTGTGGTGGTCGCCGTCGGGCGTGAACGAGGCGCGCTCCAGCTCCTCGACCTCGGCGTGGTCGCCGACCGCGTCGGCGACCGCCGCCTCGAAGTCGGGGTAGGTCTCGGTCGGAACCCATCCCTCGGCGACGAAGGCGTTCTCCGTCGTCGCAAAGGAGAGCGGCGCTTCCTTCTTCTCGGCCTCGATGGTGAGCTGCTCTTCGGCGCGCAGGAGGAAGCCGGCTGCCTCCGCTTTGACCGATTCCAGCTCGGTCTCGACCGCGTCGAGTTCGTCGCGGAGGTCTGCCTGTTCGGCCTCCAGCTCCGCGACGTACTCGTCCGGGCTGGCGTCCGCGTCCGGCACGTCGAGCAGCGCGATGTCGACGCCGACCAGCGCGTCCTGAACGACGCCCTCGGCGTCGGGGTCCGACGGCTTCGCGACGATGGCGAGCACGTCGCCGCCGACGAAGACGTCGAAGGCGTCTATCCCCTCGGCGTCTTCGAGCGCCGCCTCGACGGGACCGGGCTTGGCCTCGCCGACGACGACCTCGACGGAGTCGTAGCCGCGCAGGTACGCTAAGTCGATCCCCAGCTCGGCGAACGGCTCCATCCGATCGATCTCCTCTTGCCGGTCGCGGATCGCGTTCTGGAGCTCGTCGCGCTGGTCGTTGAGGTCGTTGACCCGCTCGCGGACGCGGTCGAGCTCGGTGACGAGTTCCTCGTCGTCAAGCGAACGCGCGACCTCGGCGTCGTCCTCGTCGACGTCGAGGATGCTTTCGAGCGACCGCACCGTCACGAGCCGCTCGTTCAGCGTCTCGGCTCCGTCGAGCGAAGTTCCCGGTTCGAACCCCTCGTACCGCTCGTCGTAGTCGGTGACGTGCAGGGAGTGGTGCGAGTACGCCGCCTCGATGACGTCGTCGATGACGCGCTTCGAGCCCGTCACCGACACCCGGCTCATCCGCTCAGGCCTGAGCATCCACCGCCTCCTCGGCCTGCTCGTGAACCGCCGCCTCGAACCGTTCGACGGCGTAGTCGACGGCCGATTCCACCCGGTCGCGGGCCTCGCGTTCGAGCTCGTCGCGGTCCGAACGCCCCGACTCGAGGATCTCCTCGCGCCGCTCTTCGATCTCCTCTCGGGCCGTTTCGAGCCGCTCTTCGGCCTCGGAGTCCGCCTCCTCCTCGGCCTCGGCGCGGATCTCGTCCGCGCGATCACGAGCCTCGGCGAGGCGCTCTTCGGCGTCCGATTCCGCGTCCGCAATGATCTCGTCCGCCTCCCGTTCGGCCTCCTTGATTGAGTTGAGCACCTCTGGTCTCGCCATGCTACTAATCGCCTGAAACTCTACAAGCGACGTATAAGGTGTTTGCGAAAGCCCGCGGGGTTTCGCGCGGATTCCGGGCCGATTCCGGGCGGATATCGGACCGAACTCGTCGGACGCGCCCGCCGAGTCCGGGCGTCGCCGCCTACATTTAAGTGCCAGTCGCCGGACCGTCACCGTATGGCAACGGTGTATGCGGTCGCGTCGGCGAAAGGTGGGGTCGGGAAGACCACCACGACCGCCGCGCTGGCGACGATCCTGGCGGAGTCGGGGGCCGACGTCATCGCGATCGACGCCGACCTCGGCATGGCGAACCTCGCGAGCGCCGTCGGGGTCACGCCCGGCGAGATCACCATCCACGACGTGCTCGCGGACGAGGCGGAGCCCGCCGCGGCGGTCCGCGAGGGACCGTCCGGGCTCCGGGTCGTTCCGGGCGCGACCGACCTCGACGCGTACGCGGCCGCGGACCCGTCGGGACTCCGCCGGGTGATCGAGGCGTTCGACGACGCCGAGTTCGTGTTCGTCGACGCCGGCGCGGGGCTGTCGCACGACTCCACGCTCCCGCTCGCGATCGCCGACGAGACGCTGCTCGTCTCGACGCCGGAGCGGAGCGCCCTCGGCGACACCGAGAAGACGCGACAGCTGACCGAGCGCCTCGGCGGGACGGTCGCCGGCGCTGCGATCACCCGCGTGACCGACGACACCGACGAGGTCGTCACCGCCTTACTCGACGCTCCCGTCCTCGGTCGGATCCCGGACGACGAGGCCGTGGCCCGGGCCGCGGCGGCGAACCGTTCCCTGTCGGCCGCTGCGCCCGACGCGCCGGCGACGCGGGCGTACCGCGACCTGGTCCGGGCGCTGACCGGCGTCGACGTCGCCGGAGCGGGACTCGACGAACCCGCGGCCGACGCGGCGAGCGAGGCGCGGGCCGGCGGCGAGGGAGGAAGCAGCGAGGGCGGTGGCGAGAGCCCGGACGAGGAGAGCGCGGCCGAACCGGACGCGACGGACGACGACGCGGACGACGACGGCCCGGTGACCGACGACGCGGTGATCGTCGACGACGGGCCGGAGACGGCGGTCGGTGACGACGCGGAGGAGTCCTCAGCGGAGGAAGACGAGACGCCGGCCCCCGACGATGACCAACCGGCGGACGACGACGACATCATCGTCGCGGACCCCGACGCGACCGGGGTGGCGGACACCAGCGACGGCGACGACATCATCGTCGCAAGCGAGGACGAAGCCGACGCTGAGACGGTGGGCGACGACGATGAGGCGGACACAGAGGTGGACGACGCCGAAACGGCCGACGCGGACGACGCCGAAACGGTCGACTCCGAGTCAGCCGAGGCTGAGATCGCGGACACCGATCACGACGGAGCCGACAGCGAGATCGCGGACGACGACGAGGCCGACGCCGAGAGCGTGACCGACGACCGCGGGACTGCCGGCGAGGAGGACGCCGCGGTCGACGCCAACACCGACATCGATGCCACCGCCGAGAGCGACGCCGAGACCGACGACGGCGACGACCCCGACGCGATCCCGGATGCGGACGAGACCGCGCGGGTGACGGCGACCGAGCGGACCGAGTCGGACGACGACATCGACGACGAACTGGCCGGCAGCATTCCGTTTCGCGACGACGATACCGGGACGATGAACACCGTGCTGTCGGAGGAGCCGGAAGACGGCGACGACGCCAGCGGCGAGAGCGCGGACGGCGAGACGGCCGAGGAGTCGTCTCCGGACGCCGGCGACGAGGAGGACAAGGGAGACGAGGGCGACGGGAAGGACGGCGGATTCTTCAGTCGGCTGCTCGGTCGGTGACGAGAGAAACGGGGAGAGAAACTGTCTCGGGGGACCGGGCTGCGATGCCGATCAGGCTTCTGACGGCGCGCGGGCGCGGTCGCGGATCAGCTCGCGGATCTCCTCCGGATCGGTGACGTCCGCGAGCTCCTCGCAGGAGACGAGAGCGGTGCCGTCGACCGACTCGCGCTTCTCGTCCTCCTCGGTGAAGTACACGGAGCGGGTCTGGGCCACCTCGCCGATGGAGGACATGATCCGGGCGCGCTTCTCGGCCGCGGCGGTGAACGCCGAGTGGCCGGTGAGCACGCGCGTCGCCGGGCTGTCCTCGTCCTCGGAGACCGCCTTGAACGGCGCACGCGCGGTCGGGTGGACGGTGAACCCGGCGCTCGTGAGCACGTGGAGGACGTGTTCGTCGTCGGGGTCGGCCGCGGGCGCGGACGGCGTCGGCTCCGCGTCGCGGACGTCGTCCGCGCCCTCCAGCACGTCGACCGGGCTGGAGAACGGCTGGTCGAACAGCTCCTCCAGCTGGATCGCCACTTCGATGGAGGCGTTCATCCCGTCCTCGTACTTCGAGACGGTGCGTCTGGAGACGCCGAGTTCGGTCGCGAGACGGCCGAGCGACCAGCCGCGCTCCTCGCGCTCGTCGGCCAGCAGGTCGCCGTCGAGGCTGACGTACAGTCCGCCGGGGGCGGCGTAGATGAGCGGCGGCATCCCCTCGACGAACAGGTCGTACGCGGTGTCGGGGTTGATCACCGGCACGCCGTGTCTGAAGTAGACGACGCCGGGTTTCAGCTCCTCGTCGCGGGTACGGACGCCGATCACCATCGGCGTCCCCCTGAGGTACTCGCCGAGCCGGCGCATCTCCGCGCCGGTCTCCGCGTCGAGCGCGTCGACGTTGCCGAGTATCTTCAAAAGGAGGAGGTCCTCGTCGCGCCGGGCCGCCACGTCGAAGCTCTTGGGCCGGACCGCACACCGGTCGCTGACGAGGAACCCCGCGTCCTCCAGCATCGCGGTGACGTTTCCGATGAGCGCAGTCCGGGACATAGCTAAAATAAGCGTCTCGGCGTATATATGCGTTGTGTCGTCCGCCTCCCGACGAAACCACCGCCCGCCTGCGATTTTCTCCGCTCGGGCCGGGAAACGGTTAAATACTCCGCGAGCGCCGAGAGCGATCTGGCGGGGGCGGGACGCGACTCGCCCGCCCTCGAAAGGGACTTGACCCGCCGTCGCGAACGTCGTTACATGCCGATCGTCGCCGTCGACGACACCGACTCCCGCGAGCGCGGGATGTGTACGACGTACGTGGCGACGCGGATCGCGGAACGGCTCGCGGACGCCGGCGGCCGGGTCCGGCGACGTCTCCTCGTCCGCCTGAATCCGGCCGTGAAACACAAGACTAGGGGGAACGCCGCGGTCGCGCTCCACGTCTCCGGCGTCGGCGCGGGACGGGCCGCCGAGGTCGCCGTCGAGACGGTCGCCGAGTTCGCCGCCGCGTCGGACCCGCGGACCTCGCCGGGCGTGGTCGTCGCCGACCGCGACGTCGAAGGCGACCCGTTCGACCCGACCGGCTCGCCGATCCCCGACGCGGTCGCCGCGTTCGCCCGGCGCGCGCTCCGCGAGCGGCTCTGCGTCGCGGAAGCGGTCGATCTGGCCGAGGAACACGGGTTCCGACACGCCGCGATCGGATCGGCGGGCGGCGCGGACGGGGGCGAGTCGGTCGCCGGTCGGGGGCGGATCGGCGCGCTGGCCGCGGTGGGCGCGCCGGCCGCGTTCGCCGACTGGACGGTCGAGCGGATCTCCTACCGCGAGCTCGACCGCTGCGGGACGCCCCGCGATGTCGACGTCGAGAGCGTCTTCGCCGCCGCCGAGGAGGGATATCCGGTGGTCTGGGACACCGTCGACCGGGAGGCGGGCGCTGCCGTCTGCGTCCCCAACGCCCCCGGCCCGATCCTCCACGGGATCCGGGGCGACGACGCCGACGCGTGCCGGGCGGTCGCGGCCGGAATCGGCGGCGAAGCGGTCGACCGCGCCGCGACGTTCCTGACGAATCAGGGGACCGACGCCCACCTCGCGCCGGGGCGGATCGGCGACCTGCGCGACGGCGCGGGCTACCGCGTCGCGGGCGTCGTCGCGGGCGCGCCGGAGACGAAACAGGGGGGGCACGTCCACGTCGCGGTCGCGAGCGACCGGACCGAGAGCGACTGGAGCGGGAACAACCGAGGAGGAGAAGGCGACGGGACCGACGCCGACCGCCTCCGCGCCGTCGCGTTCGCGCCCACCGGCCGGTTCCGCGACCGGGTCCGGGCGCTGCGCCCCGGCGACCGCGTCACCCTCTGTGGCGAACACGAGGTGCGGGCGGACGCGGACGGCCCGGAGCACACCCTGAAACTGGAGAAGTTCGCCGTGCGCGACCTCGTTCGGACCGCGCCAGCCGTGCCGACCTGTCCCGACTGCGGGCGCTCGATGTCCTCGGCTGGACGTGGTCAGGGGTACCGCTGTCGCGACTGCGGGACAAGCGCGTCGGGGAAGGTCGAGACGCCGATCGACCGCGACCTCGAACCGGGGTGGTACGAGGTGCCGCCGAGCGCGCGCCGCCACGTCGCGAAGCCGCTCGTCCGCGGGGGGTTCGACGCGCCGACCCACCCGGAGCGATGAAGTGATCCGGGTGAGAGCGGGCGGACGTGACCGGAATCGTCTTCCACGCGACGGAGCGACGCGACGCGGTCGTCGAGTTCTACCGCGACCGACTGGACGCGACCGTGCGGCTCGAACAGCCGGACTGTACGATACTCGAGTTCGACGGCTTCCTGTTCGGGTTCTGCGAGCGCGCGGCGGCCGACGACTGCGGCATCCTCACCTTCGTCTACCCGGACAGGGAGAGCGTTGACGCCGCCCGGGATCGACTCGGCGACGCGGTCGTGGAGGAGCCGCGAGAGAACGAGACGTACGACATCTACCAGTGTTTCGCCGAGGATCCAGAGGGCCGGACAGTCGAGTGTCAGGCGTTCCTCGACGACGACGTCGACATCGAGTAGGCGGCGGTCGGCGAGCCGGAGGGGTCGTGCCCGCTCACTCGTCGAGGTCGTGGGCGTCGCGCCACGCGGCCGCCCGCTCCGCGGCCGCCTCGCCGTCGTCGAACCGCTCCCGCTCGTAGGTCGACTCGTCTGCCGCCTGCTCCATCACGTCGAGGCGGACGACGAAGCCGCCGGCCGCGCGCTCGCGTAGCCTGACCGTCGCGTAGCCGTCCGATCGCTCCCACTCGGTGACCGTGCCGTCGTCGCGCTCCAGCGACCAGCTCATACCCGGCCGGACGCGCCCCGCGGCTAAAGCGGTGGGGTTCCGCAGTCGGGCCGGTTGGTCGCGGTTCCGTTGATCGCCCGCGCTCGGGTCAGTCGCCCGCGCTCGGCGAGCGGTCCGTTCCCGGCGTCTCCGCCGCCTCCGGCGTGCCGGCGTACCCGCACACCGGACAGACGACGTAGCCCAGCGAGTCGTAGGGGACCGACGTCGAGGGGGCGGTCACGTCGCAGTCGGGGCAGTCGAACGTCGCCGCGTCCTCTGTCGACATGCTACCGCATAGCGACCGATCGCCCGTAGTTATGCGCCGCTTGCTGCCCCGTCAACGCCGCCCTACTTATATACCGAGACCGAACTCCGTCGCGTGACCGACGACGCACACGCGAGCGGGGCGGACGCGGGGGAGCCGACCGGACCGCACGAGCGACGACGCGAGCGAACCGCGCGGCGGCTCGACGCGGCCGACGCCGCGGGGCTGATAGCGTTCCCGAGTCGGAACCTCGAATATCTCACCGGGTTCGCCGAGGAGCCGGGCGAGCGACACTTCTTCCTCGTGATTCCGGCCGCGAGCGCCGTAGATTCGGACCCGGCGCTGCTCGTGCCGGCGCTGTACGAGACGCAGGTTAGGGAGGCGACGAGCGTCGGAGAGATCCGGACGTGGAGCGACGGCGACGACCCGGTCGCGGCGACCCGCGACCTGCTCGCTGACCGGGAGCTCGACGGGGGCCGGCTCCTCGTCGACGACACGATGTGGGCGCGGTTCTCGCAGGACCTCCGCGCGGCCGCCCCCGACGCGACGTGGGGGCTGGCGAGCGAGGCCCTCGCGGACCTCCGGGTCAGGAA belongs to Halorubrum sp. DM2 and includes:
- a CDS encoding tRNA(Ile)(2)-agmatinylcytidine synthase, yielding MPIVAVDDTDSRERGMCTTYVATRIAERLADAGGRVRRRLLVRLNPAVKHKTRGNAAVALHVSGVGAGRAAEVAVETVAEFAAASDPRTSPGVVVADRDVEGDPFDPTGSPIPDAVAAFARRALRERLCVAEAVDLAEEHGFRHAAIGSAGGADGGESVAGRGRIGALAAVGAPAAFADWTVERISYRELDRCGTPRDVDVESVFAAAEEGYPVVWDTVDREAGAAVCVPNAPGPILHGIRGDDADACRAVAAGIGGEAVDRAATFLTNQGTDAHLAPGRIGDLRDGAGYRVAGVVAGAPETKQGGHVHVAVASDRTESDWSGNNRGGEGDGTDADRLRAVAFAPTGRFRDRVRALRPGDRVTLCGEHEVRADADGPEHTLKLEKFAVRDLVRTAPAVPTCPDCGRSMSSAGRGQGYRCRDCGTSASGKVETPIDRDLEPGWYEVPPSARRHVAKPLVRGGFDAPTHPER
- a CDS encoding VOC family protein, with protein sequence MTGIVFHATERRDAVVEFYRDRLDATVRLEQPDCTILEFDGFLFGFCERAAADDCGILTFVYPDRESVDAARDRLGDAVVEEPRENETYDIYQCFAEDPEGRTVECQAFLDDDVDIE